The proteins below come from a single Cylindrospermopsis raciborskii Cr2010 genomic window:
- a CDS encoding glycosyltransferase family 4 protein: protein MKICIVTHKIRKGDGQGRVNYEIAMELLRRGHQLTLLASEVAPELADSISVDWVPIIVHKYPTEFIRNLVFAQKSGSWLRDHRGEFDIVKVNGAITGVNSDVNAVHFVHNSWWRSPVHISQEHRDLYGLYQWLYTGINSYWEKQAFRKSKVVVAVSTKVAEELINIGVDPRKIRVIANGVDLEEFTPGSIEREELGLPKNVTLAMFAGDIRISRKNLDTVLQALVKVPDLHLAVVGETKNSPYPKMVEKLQLGQRVHFLGYRRDMPLLQKAADFFVFPSRYEPFGLVVIEAMASGLPVITSKSTGAADLVTPACGIVLADCNDINSLAQSLELLKSDYQLRQKMGKAARAIAEQYSWKIMAQNYLDLFNEVIQNAQYGSYPYLSSSPRSMALPCRTASPN, encoded by the coding sequence GTGAAAATCTGTATTGTCACCCACAAGATTAGAAAAGGTGATGGCCAGGGTAGAGTTAATTATGAAATAGCGATGGAATTGCTACGTCGTGGTCATCAATTAACATTATTGGCCAGTGAAGTCGCTCCTGAACTAGCAGACAGTATTTCCGTTGATTGGGTTCCAATTATTGTCCATAAATATCCCACCGAATTCATTCGTAATTTGGTCTTTGCCCAAAAAAGTGGCAGCTGGTTACGAGATCATCGGGGAGAGTTTGACATCGTAAAAGTTAATGGTGCAATTACTGGAGTTAATAGTGATGTCAATGCTGTGCATTTTGTACATAACTCTTGGTGGCGATCGCCTGTACATATTTCTCAAGAGCATCGAGACCTATATGGTTTATATCAGTGGCTATATACCGGGATCAATTCCTATTGGGAAAAACAGGCATTTCGCAAAAGTAAAGTTGTGGTAGCGGTTTCCACAAAAGTGGCGGAGGAACTAATAAATATTGGTGTAGATCCCAGAAAAATTCGCGTGATTGCCAATGGAGTAGACCTAGAAGAATTCACACCGGGAAGCATAGAAAGGGAGGAATTAGGTTTACCAAAAAATGTCACTTTAGCAATGTTTGCAGGAGATATTCGTATCTCCCGCAAAAATTTAGATACGGTACTTCAGGCCTTAGTAAAAGTTCCCGATTTACATTTAGCCGTGGTGGGAGAAACTAAAAATAGTCCCTATCCCAAAATGGTAGAAAAATTACAATTAGGTCAACGAGTACATTTTTTAGGTTATCGTCGAGATATGCCACTTCTGCAAAAAGCAGCAGATTTTTTTGTATTTCCTTCCCGTTATGAACCTTTTGGACTAGTAGTAATTGAAGCAATGGCTTCTGGTTTACCAGTAATTACGTCCAAAAGCACAGGTGCAGCAGATCTAGTTACCCCTGCTTGTGGAATTGTATTAGCTGACTGCAATGATATAAATAGCCTAGCTCAGTCTTTAGAATTGCTAAAAAGCGATTATCAGTTACGTCAAAAAATGGGCAAGGCTGCTCGTGCTATTGCTGAGCAATATAGCTGGAAGATAATGGCACAAAACTATTTAGATTTATTTAATGAAGTAATCCAAAATGCGCAATACGGTTCTTATCCCTACTTATCGTCGTCCCCACGATCTATGGCGTTGCCTTGTCGCACTGCAAGCCCAAACTAG
- a CDS encoding glycosyltransferase: MTIIAQLKHKFNGKVYFLCDPRELDDVGDQFQHLLVCLAEGFQELGISFFANVNYWLESSQEEKYLFNYNPNITFDDCDLVILTNIWLSVNYAWVDNLFKPNRGYLTVYLDGEDSDKTYRFRPEFNQFDFIFRTHYNRKLQYGNSKSRNNFYPWAFGLSSRILRELNTVPDFDDRQKQILVNFRHWKKGHPVRNISSRMFIPQISKIFSIDHTIDSPHNLTSDPYHQLQWLQTGKRHYPSFYQRLKNSIACACFGGFFVPSWPDDPASLLNRIGKQMLNHLQLKSHQIVQWDSWRLWESLAAGCVTFHVDFEKYGVCLPVMPENWAHYIGVDLDNVKATIERIADQPEILPAIATEGRKWAMKNYSPAPTALRFLETIYQKVS, from the coding sequence ATGACAATAATTGCACAGTTGAAACATAAGTTTAATGGTAAAGTATATTTTTTATGTGATCCTCGAGAGTTGGATGATGTTGGTGATCAGTTTCAACATTTACTGGTTTGTTTAGCTGAAGGTTTTCAGGAACTAGGAATCTCATTTTTTGCTAATGTAAATTATTGGTTAGAATCATCTCAAGAGGAAAAATATCTTTTTAATTATAACCCAAATATTACCTTTGATGATTGTGACTTGGTTATATTGACTAATATTTGGTTGTCTGTTAATTATGCCTGGGTAGATAATCTATTTAAACCGAATCGTGGATATCTTACGGTTTACTTAGATGGAGAAGACAGTGATAAAACTTATAGGTTTAGACCTGAATTCAACCAGTTTGATTTTATTTTTCGAACCCATTATAATCGTAAGTTACAATATGGAAATAGTAAATCTAGGAATAATTTTTACCCTTGGGCTTTTGGTTTAAGCAGTCGAATTTTGCGAGAACTGAACACAGTGCCAGATTTTGATGATCGTCAAAAACAAATTTTGGTTAATTTTCGCCACTGGAAAAAAGGCCATCCTGTGAGAAATATTAGTTCTCGGATGTTTATACCCCAAATCAGTAAAATTTTCTCCATAGACCACACTATTGATAGTCCCCACAATCTAACATCAGACCCATATCATCAATTGCAGTGGTTACAAACCGGTAAGAGACATTATCCCAGCTTTTACCAGCGTCTAAAAAACTCCATTGCTTGTGCTTGTTTTGGAGGTTTTTTTGTGCCTAGCTGGCCTGATGACCCAGCCAGTTTACTGAATCGTATAGGTAAGCAAATGCTCAATCATTTACAGTTAAAATCCCATCAGATAGTACAGTGGGACAGTTGGCGATTGTGGGAATCTTTAGCAGCTGGATGTGTTACTTTTCATGTGGATTTTGAAAAATATGGTGTTTGTTTACCTGTTATGCCAGAAAATTGGGCACATTATATTGGTGTGGATTTAGATAATGTTAAAGCCACAATTGAAAGAATAGCGGATCAACCGGAAATTTTACCAGCAATTGCTACAGAGGGTAGAAAATGGGCTATGAAAAATTATAGTCCTGCTCCCACAGCTTTACGTTTCCTAGAAACCATTTATCAAAAGGTGAGTTAA
- a CDS encoding glycosyltransferase family 2 protein produces the protein MSITSDLLPPLVSVIIPTYNRPQYLKQAIFSAALQTYQNIEIIVSDNCSPESPANLVADFCDPRIRFWQHPQNVGMLKNQIHALKMARGKYIATLHDDDLWHPDFLATLIPHLENNSDLILAFCDQYIIDANGQINLDATQKSSRAYKRDQISLGIHRNFLKMGLVDKSIPTAAACVIRNGLINWDAIPLQVGGMWDLYLTYLSSVSGYGAYYVPEKLTYYREHEQTETMLSGRRNVKAKISKAESEIFCYKIFMNDPHLQSFYNHFKKLWLEAHTTLGIGLIRENQPSAARSYFWEVLRQGRLNFRTIIALLISFFHPKLINKFLSSNS, from the coding sequence ATGTCCATAACTTCTGACTTACTACCACCCTTAGTTAGTGTGATTATCCCTACTTATAATCGTCCTCAATATCTCAAACAAGCAATTTTCAGTGCTGCTCTTCAAACATATCAGAATATTGAAATTATTGTTTCGGATAATTGTAGTCCAGAAAGTCCAGCAAATTTAGTAGCTGATTTTTGTGATCCACGGATCAGATTTTGGCAACACCCACAAAATGTAGGGATGCTCAAAAATCAGATTCATGCTCTCAAAATGGCACGGGGTAAATATATCGCTACTCTCCATGATGATGACCTATGGCATCCTGATTTTCTTGCCACACTCATACCACATTTGGAGAACAATTCGGATTTGATTCTTGCTTTTTGTGACCAATATATTATAGATGCTAATGGTCAAATCAATCTTGATGCCACCCAGAAAAGTTCTCGTGCTTATAAACGAGATCAAATATCCCTTGGAATACATAGGAATTTTTTAAAAATGGGATTAGTCGATAAAAGTATCCCCACCGCTGCTGCTTGTGTAATTCGTAATGGTTTGATTAATTGGGATGCTATTCCCTTGCAGGTAGGAGGAATGTGGGACTTATATTTGACATATTTATCCTCTGTATCTGGCTATGGTGCTTACTATGTCCCAGAAAAACTAACTTACTATCGCGAACATGAACAAACGGAAACTATGCTCAGTGGTAGACGCAATGTAAAAGCAAAAATCAGCAAGGCTGAAAGTGAAATTTTCTGTTATAAGATATTTATGAATGACCCCCATTTACAGTCTTTCTATAATCACTTTAAAAAATTATGGTTAGAAGCACATACAACACTAGGTATTGGACTGATAAGAGAAAATCAACCATCTGCGGCACGTTCTTATTTTTGGGAAGTTTTACGGCAAGGAAGATTGAATTTCCGGACTATTATTGCCTTATTAATTAGTTTCTTTCATCCAAAATTAATTAATAAATTTTTGAGCAGTAATTCATGA